Proteins encoded in a region of the Niveispirillum cyanobacteriorum genome:
- the cas8c gene encoding type I-C CRISPR-associated protein Cas8c/Csd1: MTILAALNRHYDRLLAEGAAPPFGFSTEGIGFCLVLNRDGTLSRPPDDLRGTDKKRPPTPMPVPASFKRPGVTPRAFFLWDNTKFVLGLGKDKASGGIAAYPAHLAAFREKHEAALGQSNDPGLQALLCFLRSWNPDSFSDQGWDTDILDQNIIFALDEDYPGQFLHERPTAQEIWRRELAATASDKQMCLVTGEQAPAARLHPAIKGVWGAQSSGASLVSFNLDAFTSYAKEQGGNAPVSEAASFGYGTALNALLAKGSDNRVQVGDASVAFWADASGIAAAREAEALAGAALAPRFADEDDDIPTDAQEARKVRDALEKLAKGMPVERASVTVDPGTRFYILGLAPNAARLSVRFWQETTLGNFASALRWHWSDLRLDPPAWKGEPRLQALLYQTAVQDKAENIPPLLGGELMRAVLNPNCRYPRTLLSAVLQRIRADGDIRPARAAIVKAWLARDARIAAPEKHETPEKEELYVSLDREETNPAYRLGRLFAVLESIQYRALGSVNASIRDRYFGAASATPSAVFPLLLRGSNHHLSVLRKKPETKRLAGWFEGQVGEIMDGLATTLPRHFGLEDQGRFVVGYYHQRSERSSKTAEEAGHQGQED, translated from the coding sequence ATGACCATCCTGGCGGCCCTGAACCGGCATTATGACCGGTTGCTAGCCGAGGGGGCAGCCCCGCCCTTCGGCTTCTCCACCGAAGGCATCGGCTTCTGCCTGGTGCTGAACCGGGATGGCACCCTGTCCCGCCCGCCCGATGATCTGCGCGGCACGGACAAGAAGCGCCCGCCCACGCCCATGCCCGTCCCCGCCAGCTTCAAGCGCCCCGGCGTGACGCCCCGCGCCTTCTTCCTGTGGGACAATACAAAATTCGTGCTGGGTTTGGGCAAGGATAAGGCCAGCGGCGGCATTGCCGCCTATCCCGCCCATCTTGCTGCGTTCCGGGAGAAGCATGAGGCAGCACTGGGGCAAAGCAACGATCCCGGCCTGCAGGCCCTGCTCTGTTTTCTGCGATCCTGGAACCCGGATAGCTTCAGCGATCAGGGCTGGGACACTGATATCCTGGACCAGAACATCATCTTCGCCCTGGATGAGGATTATCCCGGCCAGTTCCTGCATGAGCGCCCCACCGCGCAGGAAATCTGGCGCCGGGAACTGGCCGCCACCGCCAGCGACAAACAGATGTGTCTGGTCACGGGCGAACAGGCCCCCGCCGCCCGCCTGCATCCCGCCATCAAGGGGGTCTGGGGCGCGCAGAGTTCCGGTGCCTCGCTGGTGTCTTTCAATCTGGATGCCTTCACATCCTACGCCAAGGAACAGGGCGGCAATGCGCCGGTGTCAGAGGCGGCATCCTTTGGTTATGGCACGGCGCTGAACGCGCTGCTGGCCAAAGGCAGCGATAACCGCGTGCAGGTGGGCGATGCCTCCGTCGCCTTCTGGGCCGATGCGTCGGGCATCGCGGCGGCCAGGGAGGCCGAGGCACTCGCCGGTGCCGCCCTTGCCCCCCGGTTCGCCGATGAAGATGACGACATCCCGACCGATGCGCAGGAGGCACGCAAGGTGCGCGACGCGCTGGAAAAGCTGGCCAAGGGGATGCCGGTGGAACGGGCATCGGTGACCGTCGACCCGGGCACGCGTTTTTACATCCTGGGGCTGGCCCCCAACGCTGCCCGCCTGTCGGTGCGGTTCTGGCAGGAGACGACGCTGGGCAATTTTGCCTCGGCGCTGCGCTGGCACTGGTCGGACCTGCGGCTGGACCCGCCGGCCTGGAAGGGGGAACCCAGGCTGCAGGCCCTGCTCTACCAGACGGCGGTGCAGGACAAGGCCGAAAATATCCCCCCGTTGCTGGGGGGCGAGTTGATGCGCGCCGTCCTGAACCCGAACTGCCGCTATCCCCGCACGCTTCTATCCGCAGTGCTGCAACGCATCCGCGCCGATGGGGACATCCGCCCGGCGCGGGCGGCCATCGTCAAGGCGTGGCTGGCCCGCGACGCCCGCATCGCCGCCCCCGAAAAACATGAAACGCCTGAGAAGGAGGAACTGTACGTGAGCCTGGACAGGGAAGAGACAAACCCGGCCTATCGGCTGGGACGGCTGTTCGCCGTGCTGGAAAGTATCCAGTATCGGGCCTTGGGCAGCGTCAATGCCAGCATCCGCGACCGGTATTTTGGGGCGGCATCGGCCACACCATCCGCCGTGTTCCCGCTGCTGCTGCGCGGGTCGAACCACCATCTCTCCGTCCTGCGCAAGAAGCCGGAGACCAAGCGGCTGGCCGGCTGGTTCGAGGGGCAGGTGGGGGAGATCATGGACGGTCTGGCCACCACTCTGCCCCGGCATTTCGGGCTGGAGGATCAGGGGCGCTTTGTCGTCGGCTATTACCATCAGCGCAGTGAGCGCAGCAGCAAAACCGCCGAAGAGGCCGGTCATCAAGGGCAGGAGGATTGA
- the cas5c gene encoding type I-C CRISPR-associated protein Cas5c: MPFGVKLRVRGDFACFTRPEMKVERVSYDVLTPSAARGILEAVHWKPAITWVVDRIHVLKPIQFMSIRRNEVASKVPVAKVKQAMKAGHVTDLYTRADQDRQQRAATLLRDVDYIIEAHFEMTDRAGPDDNPAKHMDIFNRRAAAGQCFQQPCFGSREFPASFELWTGPVPAHSLPTEQADKDLGWMLLDMDHHGDPGGHRCDDRCVPLFFRAQLLGGVLRVPDRQSGEVRS, translated from the coding sequence ATGCCATTCGGCGTGAAACTGCGCGTGCGGGGTGATTTTGCCTGCTTCACCCGACCGGAGATGAAGGTGGAGCGGGTATCCTACGACGTCCTGACGCCCTCTGCCGCTCGGGGCATTCTGGAGGCCGTCCACTGGAAGCCGGCCATCACCTGGGTGGTGGATCGTATCCATGTGCTGAAACCTATTCAGTTCATGTCGATCCGCCGCAACGAGGTGGCGTCCAAGGTACCGGTGGCCAAGGTGAAACAGGCCATGAAGGCCGGGCATGTCACCGACCTTTACACCCGCGCCGATCAGGACCGGCAGCAGCGAGCTGCCACCCTGCTGCGCGATGTCGATTACATCATCGAGGCGCATTTCGAAATGACGGATCGCGCGGGGCCGGACGACAATCCGGCCAAGCATATGGACATTTTCAACCGTCGCGCCGCCGCCGGACAATGTTTCCAGCAGCCTTGTTTTGGGTCGCGGGAATTTCCGGCTTCGTTCGAGCTGTGGACCGGTCCTGTCCCCGCCCACAGCTTGCCAACGGAACAGGCCGACAAGGATCTGGGCTGGATGCTGCTGGACATGGATCACCATGGTGATCCGGGCGGGCATCGCTGCGACGACCGTTGTGTGCCGCTGTTCTTCCGGGCGCAATTGTTGGGCGGCGTGCTGCGTGTCCCGGACCGACAGAGCGGGGAGGTGCGGTCATGA
- a CDS encoding CRISPR-associated helicase/endonuclease Cas3, which translates to MLYAHSSRAGDYESWEPLVTHLLAVAELAQRFATPFGFGMAGRALGLLHDVGKMAEAYQLYIKGQGPSPDHSTAGAVIACDRYGKTWGPLLAGGIAGHHAGLADGDGVQGELTPLKSRLERFKGDKRWPEGVEPPPAELVRKSLKHLDSGFRRSLLGRMLFSCLIDADRLATEAFYAHLNQQQVQRGCDSDVAMLRDRLAEHLEGLSARARADVTADPALGPVNALRARVLDHVLSQAEQEPGLFSLTVPTGGGKTLVSLAFALNHAVRWGKRRVIYVIPFTSIVEQTADVFRKALGDDDAVLEHHSGFDPARDWQDARDKDAEGRDGGTKARLAAENWDRPLVVTTAVQFFESLFSNRPGKCRKLHNIAGSVIILDEAQTLPQPLLRPCLKLIDALARDFGCTLVLCTATQPAVSSSKLFADGLDGVRELAPDPVGLYRELKRVRVEMLPGRPDMATLVDAMRTEPQCLTIVNSRRHAADLYTALKTATDDEPRLLTTALCADHRRAVLADIREDLANRRPVRVVATSLVEAGVDISFPLVMRALAGLDSVAQAAGRCNRHGELGTEGGRVLLFDPTEEEGHGPPADLKVFAQTAAQVLSRTDDPLGLDAIRAYFQELYWKKGLSGALDRHNILKMLHDRADTLLFPYETVSRLFRLIDDTQAPVIVPYKPAAAKIAGLVRDLSFVSSPSAIARQLQPYLVQVPIRARKRLLETKAAEPVRPDLYGDQFVLLTNNDLYDAKAGLRWDDPTYRDIGSGFM; encoded by the coding sequence ATGCTATACGCCCATTCCAGTCGCGCTGGGGATTATGAGAGCTGGGAGCCGCTGGTAACCCACCTTCTGGCTGTGGCGGAACTGGCGCAGCGGTTCGCGACACCGTTTGGTTTTGGGATGGCCGGCCGCGCACTGGGGCTGCTCCATGATGTCGGCAAGATGGCCGAGGCCTATCAGCTTTACATCAAGGGCCAGGGGCCCAGCCCGGATCATTCCACTGCGGGCGCTGTCATCGCCTGTGACCGATACGGGAAAACCTGGGGTCCGCTGCTGGCGGGCGGTATCGCGGGGCACCATGCAGGGCTTGCCGATGGCGATGGTGTTCAGGGCGAGCTGACCCCCCTGAAAAGCCGGCTGGAGCGGTTCAAGGGTGACAAGCGCTGGCCAGAAGGGGTGGAGCCGCCGCCGGCAGAGCTGGTTCGTAAATCCTTGAAGCATCTGGATAGCGGTTTCCGCCGTTCCTTGCTGGGCCGGATGCTGTTCTCCTGCCTGATCGATGCCGACCGACTGGCGACAGAGGCTTTCTACGCCCACCTGAACCAGCAGCAGGTGCAGCGCGGCTGTGACAGTGATGTGGCGATGTTGCGCGACCGGCTGGCCGAGCACCTGGAGGGGCTGTCCGCCAGGGCACGCGCCGATGTTACAGCCGATCCGGCCCTGGGCCCCGTGAATGCGCTGCGCGCCCGCGTTCTGGATCATGTGCTGTCGCAGGCGGAACAGGAACCGGGCCTGTTCAGCCTGACGGTACCGACAGGCGGGGGCAAGACGCTGGTTTCCCTGGCCTTCGCCCTGAACCACGCCGTCCGCTGGGGCAAGCGACGGGTGATCTATGTCATCCCTTTCACCAGCATCGTGGAACAGACGGCGGATGTGTTCCGCAAGGCCCTGGGCGATGATGACGCCGTGCTGGAACATCACAGCGGCTTTGATCCGGCGCGCGACTGGCAGGATGCGCGGGACAAGGACGCCGAGGGACGCGATGGCGGCACCAAGGCGCGGCTAGCGGCGGAGAACTGGGACCGGCCCCTGGTGGTGACAACGGCGGTACAGTTCTTTGAAAGCCTGTTTTCCAACCGGCCCGGCAAGTGCCGGAAGCTGCACAACATCGCGGGCAGCGTCATCATCCTGGATGAGGCGCAGACCCTGCCGCAACCGCTGCTGCGCCCCTGCCTGAAGCTGATTGATGCGCTGGCCCGTGATTTCGGCTGCACCCTGGTCCTGTGTACCGCCACGCAGCCCGCCGTGAGCAGCAGCAAGCTGTTCGCCGATGGGCTGGACGGCGTGCGCGAACTGGCCCCGGACCCGGTGGGGCTGTATCGGGAACTGAAGCGTGTGCGGGTGGAAATGCTGCCCGGGCGACCCGACATGGCGACATTGGTGGATGCCATGCGGACAGAGCCGCAATGCCTGACCATCGTCAACAGCCGACGCCATGCTGCCGATTTATATACGGCGCTGAAGACCGCGACAGATGACGAACCCCGCCTGCTGACGACCGCACTCTGCGCCGACCATCGCCGCGCGGTGCTGGCCGATATTCGGGAAGATCTGGCGAACAGGCGGCCTGTGCGGGTTGTCGCCACCTCTCTGGTCGAAGCCGGTGTCGATATCAGTTTCCCCCTGGTGATGCGGGCTCTGGCCGGGCTGGACAGCGTGGCCCAGGCGGCAGGACGCTGTAACCGGCATGGCGAGTTGGGAACAGAGGGCGGGCGCGTCCTGCTGTTCGATCCCACCGAGGAAGAGGGGCACGGGCCGCCCGCCGATCTGAAGGTCTTTGCACAGACGGCGGCACAGGTGCTGTCCCGCACCGATGACCCGCTGGGTCTGGATGCCATCCGTGCCTATTTCCAGGAACTTTACTGGAAGAAGGGGCTGTCCGGGGCGCTGGACAGACATAACATCCTGAAAATGCTGCATGACCGGGCCGACACGCTGCTGTTCCCCTATGAAACCGTGTCCCGGCTGTTCCGCCTGATCGACGATACCCAGGCACCGGTCATTGTGCCCTACAAACCGGCGGCGGCGAAGATCGCCGGTTTGGTGCGCGACCTGTCCTTTGTCTCCTCCCCCAGTGCCATCGCACGCCAGCTCCAGCCCTATTTGGTGCAGGTGCCGATCAGGGCGCGGAAAAGGCTCCTGGAGACAAAGGCGGCGGAGCCTGTGCGCCCCGACCTCTATGGGGATCAGTTTGTGCTGCTGACCAACAACGATCTGTATGACGCGAAGGCGGGCCTGCGCTGGGACGACCCGACGTATCGCGACATTGGCAGTGGGTTCATGTGA
- a CDS encoding IS5 family transposase has protein sequence MWTDTTRALHARNGLALPSDLTDAEWSLLEPLLPAASAVGRPRKWPLRRIMEAILYLLRGGLPWRMLPPCFPPVSTVRRWFYLWRDNGLWLTVNHVLLMAMREQQGRDASPTAGVIDSQSVKTTESGGPRGYDAGKKIKGRKRHILTDTQGNLVHAPIHTADIQDRDGVPLVLAEIVKPFPWLRHVFADGGYAGDKLKVALHRIGKWTINIIKRSDKAQDFEVLPRRWVVERTLAWLNRNRRLAKDFEQTIASATKWCFIASVQLFIRRIARL, from the coding sequence ATGTGGACTGATACTACCCGCGCCCTTCATGCCCGCAACGGCCTCGCTTTGCCAAGTGATTTGACCGATGCGGAATGGTCTTTGTTGGAACCGCTTCTGCCTGCTGCGTCCGCCGTAGGCAGGCCACGCAAATGGCCGCTGCGCCGGATCATGGAGGCGATCCTTTATCTGCTTCGGGGCGGCCTGCCGTGGCGGATGCTGCCGCCTTGTTTCCCGCCGGTCTCGACGGTACGGCGCTGGTTCTACCTGTGGCGCGACAATGGTCTGTGGCTCACGGTCAACCATGTCCTGCTGATGGCGATGCGCGAGCAACAAGGCCGTGATGCCAGCCCAACCGCCGGTGTGATCGATAGCCAGAGCGTCAAAACCACGGAATCCGGCGGCCCGAGGGGATATGACGCCGGTAAGAAGATCAAAGGACGCAAGCGCCATATCCTCACCGACACCCAAGGCAATCTCGTCCATGCTCCCATCCACACTGCCGACATCCAGGACCGCGACGGGGTACCGCTGGTGCTGGCCGAAATCGTCAAACCCTTCCCATGGCTGCGGCACGTCTTCGCCGATGGCGGCTATGCTGGGGACAAGCTCAAAGTCGCCCTGCACCGCATCGGAAAATGGACCATCAACATCATCAAGCGATCCGACAAAGCCCAAGACTTCGAAGTCTTGCCGCGACGCTGGGTTGTCGAGCGAACCCTGGCTTGGCTCAACCGAAACAGACGGCTCGCAAAAGACTTCGAGCAGACCATCGCATCTGCAACCAAATGGTGCTTCATCGCATCCGTTCAACTCTTCATCCGACGGATCGCAAGGCTTTGA
- a CDS encoding OmpA/MotB family protein: protein MAAEPERRPVAAAPRRDAADRARVAARWNRSASVRSAEPAEESEEWVISYMDMVTVLMTVFLGMLAIMGMDGRLAAPNEAERAAATAVTAALQPEVTAQAPPVQTPPELARAAAPAPSIPTSPALPAPPSLTPGNKQWLDRLEALGLPPEVDISATDRKVTIVVRERILFASGSATLQPAAINLLRTLAPSLASLPGSITVEGHSDDLAISTIRFPSNWELSAARAAAVVRALAGMGIPSARLGALGLADSRPVTGDPARRAENRRVEIVVDTDAVTASAATR from the coding sequence GTGGCCGCTGAGCCGGAACGCCGCCCTGTCGCAGCCGCCCCTCGCCGGGATGCCGCCGACCGGGCGCGCGTCGCGGCCCGCTGGAACCGCAGCGCCAGCGTCCGCTCCGCCGAACCAGCAGAAGAGAGCGAGGAATGGGTCATCAGCTACATGGACATGGTCACGGTGTTGATGACCGTGTTCCTGGGCATGCTGGCTATTATGGGGATGGATGGCCGCCTTGCCGCCCCCAATGAGGCGGAACGTGCAGCAGCAACGGCAGTGACAGCGGCGTTGCAACCAGAAGTCACGGCTCAGGCACCACCCGTTCAGACGCCGCCTGAACTCGCCCGCGCCGCAGCGCCCGCACCTTCCATACCGACATCGCCCGCCCTGCCAGCCCCCCCGTCGCTGACACCCGGCAACAAACAATGGCTGGATCGGCTGGAGGCGCTGGGCCTTCCGCCGGAGGTCGATATCAGCGCCACGGACCGCAAGGTAACCATCGTGGTGCGGGAGCGCATCCTGTTCGCGTCGGGTTCCGCGACATTGCAGCCGGCGGCGATCAATCTGCTGCGCACACTGGCACCGTCGCTGGCTAGCCTGCCAGGCAGCATCACGGTGGAGGGGCACAGCGACGATCTGGCGATCAGCACCATCCGCTTCCCCTCTAACTGGGAACTGTCGGCGGCACGCGCAGCAGCGGTGGTGCGCGCCCTCGCCGGCATGGGCATTCCGTCCGCCCGGCTGGGTGCCCTTGGCCTTGCCGACAGCCGCCCGGTGACGGGTGATCCAGCGCGGCGGGCGGAAAACCGGCGCGTGGAAATCGTTGTCGATACCGATGCTGTAACTGCCAGTGCAGCGACGCGGTAA
- a CDS encoding motility protein A, whose product MARSGSSRFILTSVLGILATIGLLWFVTHASGDASFFYNEEGLVIVGGGVICVALLAFRGDEIRAALSAIAAVFRGTGGLEREVADLLDVSKLLYGKQIAAADERVRKVGSPFLKLGLQMVVDGASLDDLMHVMNWRIQKQAEAEQAQSRFFRVLASFAPAFGLLGTLAGMVGMLKQLGGGDIGLIGSSMAIAMLATLYGLILANLVFKPLAIKLEQRTTEHVAQLNILLEGVVLAHLNRSPSVIQETLATYLMDVHEEAGRGR is encoded by the coding sequence ATGGCCCGTTCAGGTTCTTCCCGTTTCATCCTGACATCCGTTCTGGGCATTCTCGCCACGATCGGCCTTCTCTGGTTCGTGACCCATGCCAGCGGCGATGCCAGCTTCTTCTATAACGAGGAAGGGCTGGTCATCGTCGGCGGCGGTGTGATCTGCGTGGCGCTGCTGGCCTTCCGGGGTGATGAGATCCGGGCCGCCCTGTCCGCCATCGCCGCCGTCTTTCGGGGAACGGGGGGGCTGGAACGGGAGGTTGCGGACCTGCTGGATGTGTCCAAGCTGCTTTATGGCAAGCAGATCGCCGCCGCCGATGAACGCGTGCGCAAGGTAGGCAGCCCCTTTCTGAAGCTGGGCCTGCAGATGGTGGTCGATGGTGCATCCCTGGACGACCTTATGCATGTCATGAACTGGCGCATCCAGAAACAGGCGGAGGCTGAACAGGCGCAGTCGCGGTTCTTCCGGGTGCTGGCCTCGTTCGCCCCAGCCTTCGGCCTGCTGGGCACGCTGGCCGGCATGGTCGGCATGTTGAAGCAACTGGGCGGCGGCGATATCGGCCTGATCGGATCGTCGATGGCCATTGCGATGCTGGCCACACTCTATGGGCTGATCCTGGCCAATCTGGTTTTCAAGCCGCTGGCCATAAAGCTTGAACAGCGGACAACAGAGCATGTGGCGCAACTGAACATCCTGCTGGAAGGGGTGGTTCTGGCCCACCTTAACCGGTCCCCCTCGGTCATTCAGGAAACGCTCGCCACCTACCTGATGGATGTGCATGAGGAGGCGGGCCGTGGCCGCTGA
- a CDS encoding F0F1 ATP synthase subunit gamma: protein MSVAALQYRLSTLNALLGVVEALRSLTAAKQQKALSLLPALDAYAGEAAQVIALLHPEPAATEGVVTLVLGPDGGFTGGLAGRIAAAIPDGWCPLVVGTRTEAALCARRWPVGEVRAASTSVEALPALAASLADTLPASASIAVLSPQGNEIVRTDLPPLPRRTGRHDLLTQMPGPALLAAAGRQDRVAQLLRLLLANHIAEQMARLATLTGARERIRDRCASLSVQLSMARQDGISQEIADLWAGRRIIQH, encoded by the coding sequence ATGAGCGTGGCTGCCCTTCAATACCGGCTTTCAACGCTGAACGCCCTTCTGGGTGTGGTGGAGGCGCTGCGGTCCCTGACGGCGGCCAAGCAGCAGAAGGCCTTGTCCCTTCTGCCCGCGCTTGACGCCTATGCGGGTGAGGCGGCGCAGGTCATAGCCCTGCTGCACCCCGAACCAGCAGCGACAGAAGGCGTGGTGACGCTGGTATTGGGACCTGATGGCGGCTTCACCGGCGGACTTGCCGGTCGCATCGCGGCAGCGATACCCGACGGGTGGTGCCCGTTGGTTGTCGGCACGCGCACGGAGGCCGCCTTGTGCGCCCGGCGCTGGCCTGTGGGAGAGGTCAGGGCGGCATCGACCAGCGTTGAGGCATTGCCGGCCCTGGCCGCGTCGCTGGCCGATACACTCCCCGCCAGCGCCAGCATCGCCGTGCTGTCGCCGCAGGGAAATGAGATTGTGCGGACCGATCTGCCGCCGCTCCCGCGCCGGACGGGCCGCCATGACCTGCTGACACAGATGCCGGGTCCGGCACTGCTGGCCGCCGCAGGTCGGCAGGACCGCGTGGCGCAGCTGCTGCGGCTGCTGTTGGCCAATCATATCGCGGAACAGATGGCCCGACTGGCAACCCTGACAGGGGCCAGGGAACGTATCCGCGACCGTTGCGCGTCGCTGTCGGTACAACTCTCCATGGCGCGCCAGGACGGTATCAGCCAGGAGATTGCCGATCTTTGGGCCGGTCGGCGGATTATACAACATTGA